The window GTACGCATCACCGTAGCAGCCGAGTTGGGGGCCGTTGTCTTCGCTGGTTAACCACAGAATGTTCGGGGGCGGAAGTTTGTCAGAGCCTTCGTCGGCATGTCCTGGGCTGCCGGCTGACAGGGCGAGCAGTGCCGCCAGGCTCCCAGCAAAAGTGAATGCGAAGCGTAGGAGGGTGTGATTCATGGGGAGCCTCGTGATGGGGGTTCAGAAGTGGGGAAGTGTGAATGGGGCCACGCTCACTTGAATGTGGCCGAATCGATGCCGGGTTTGCCGCTCCAACCACGCTCACGCGAATGCAGTTGCATCGCAATAGTGAAGACACTGGTGAAGGGACTGGCAAGCAAACTCACGGCTTGCCAATCGCTTGCCAGAGTGCGGCGGAGGCGCGAATGCCGCGGTGGAAATCAGCCACGGAGAACTTTTCATTGGGGCTATGGGCGGCATCGTCATTCTGACCCCAGCCGAGCAACAACACGTCGCACCCGAGCACCTCTTGGAACCGTGCTAGGATCGGGATTGAACCACCTTCGCGGATCATCACGGGCGGTACACCAAAAGCGGATTCGACCGCATCAGCGGCGGCGATCGTGTACGGGCTGGTGGCGTCGGCCAGCATCGCTGCGGCTCCATGATCGGGTTTGAGTTCGATCCGGACTCCGGTCGGGCAGTGCCGCTGCAGATGCTCGTCGATCAGGCGTGTGACGCGCTCAGGATGTTGCCCGGGCACCAAGCGGCAACTGAACTTAGCGGAGGCTTTGGCCGGCAATACTGTTTTCACACCTTCGCCTTGGTGACCCGATGTTAGGCCATTGATATCGAGTGACGGTCGCCCCCACCGGCGTTCGTCGGTCGTGAATCCAGGTTCGCCCGCCAACGCGTTGGCTCCCACGCTGCGGGCAAATTCAGCGTCATCGCTGCCGAGCTGTTTCCACGCGTCGCGTTCAATATCGGGAATGGGCAGGACGTCATCGTAGAATCCGTCAATCGCGATCTTGCCGTCCTTGTCGAGCATGCTCGACAGCAGATGACATAACGCCATCGCTGGGTTCATCACCGCGCCGCCAAAGGAGCCACTGTGCAGATCATGGCTGGGGCCGTCGACGAATAACTCATACGTAGCGATCCCACGCAGACCGCAGGTGATGGCGGGGCGATTCGGTGCGTACTGGCTGCTGTCGCTGACGGCGACGACATCGCAGGCGAGTTTGTCGGCGAGGCGCGGCAGGTACTTTTCCAGGTTGCCGCTGCCGACTTCCTCCTCACCCTCGATCAGGAACTTAATTTGAATCGGCAGTGTTCGCCCGCTGGCGAGCCACTGCGTCACCGCCAGCACGTGAGTGAGGACCTGCCCTTTGTCATCGGTGGCACCGCGTGCATAGATTTTACCATCGCGAATAACGGGCTCAAACGGGGGGCTGTCCCACAGTTCGAGTGGTTCGGGAGGTTGAACATCATAGTGTCCATAAACCAGGGCGACCGGTGTTTTTTTTCCGTCACGAGCTTCAGGTAGGGGAGTTTCAGCGTAAATCAGTGGAAATCCATCCGTGGCTATCGATTCCGTCATCAACCCCGCGTCGGCGAATTTTTGCTTGACCCACTCCGCCGCCGCGTGAACATTTTTCTTTGCGGACGAATCGCTACTGACACTCGCGATCCGCAGCCAATCCATCAATTCACGCTCGAAACGATCGGCGTTTTTAGCCAGGAAGTCGAGAAAGTCGGCGGGTAACAGCGGAGATGAAGTCGTCATGGTGAAGTTCTGTGAGGGGAGTCATCGCGACTGTGCGGATTGGGCAATCCGTGAGCACGGGGGTCGCGCAACCTTTGGGAAAATCGGCGCAGCAGGCCTAACAGGTGAAATCGTTTCACCACTACAATAACGTTTTTGCGGTACAATCGTGATTGAGGAGAACCAAGAAATCATGTCTGACGAAGAAAACATGTTTGAAGAAGTCGTCTCTGTTGCTGTTGCCGAACCGAAAACGAAGAAGCAGTCGCGGACCAAGCCGAAACGGCAGCCGCCGTATCACGTGATTTTGTGGGATGACACCGATCACACGTTTGACTATGTCATTAAGATGATGGGTGAGTTGTTCCGGATGCCGCGAGAAAAAGGCTATCAACTCGCCAAAGAAGTCGATACGAGCGGTCGGGCGATCTGCATGACGACGACGCTCGAACTCGCTGAGTTGAAACGAGACCAGATTCATGCGTTTGGTCGCGATGATGCATCGGCACACTGCAAAGGCAGCATGTCTGCGACGATCGAACCCGCTGAAGGTTGAAAATGAAATCTCATACGGCTCAGACCGTGCTGGACGAATGTTACCTCGAAACGCGTGCTAAGCTGCTCGAAGTCGCAGCGGTATTGGACCGTGTCGACCGGGCGGGGGCAACGAAGTCACCGTTAACGGGTGACGCAGCTGCCAAGCGGGAGCAAATTGCCGAAGCGATCCAGATCCTGCTGCTCGACACACCCACGCGGGCGGAATCAATCCAGCAGCTGTTCTCGCGCCCGTTTGATCCGCAGTGGCGTTCAAACTTTGGACTGCAGGTCGAGCACGCCTCCCCATCCAACACACGAGAAAGCTGAAGCGATGGATTTCATCGACCCGCACATTCACATGGTCAGCCGCACCACGGACGACTATGAGACGCTCGCCCGGATGGGCTGCGTGGCGCTCAGTGAGCCCGCCTTTTGGGCAGGGTTTGATCGCGGCAGCGCCGATGGTTTTC of the Allorhodopirellula heiligendammensis genome contains:
- a CDS encoding dipeptidase: MTTSSPLLPADFLDFLAKNADRFERELMDWLRIASVSSDSSAKKNVHAAAEWVKQKFADAGLMTESIATDGFPLIYAETPLPEARDGKKTPVALVYGHYDVQPPEPLELWDSPPFEPVIRDGKIYARGATDDKGQVLTHVLAVTQWLASGRTLPIQIKFLIEGEEEVGSGNLEKYLPRLADKLACDVVAVSDSSQYAPNRPAITCGLRGIATYELFVDGPSHDLHSGSFGGAVMNPAMALCHLLSSMLDKDGKIAIDGFYDDVLPIPDIERDAWKQLGSDDAEFARSVGANALAGEPGFTTDERRWGRPSLDINGLTSGHQGEGVKTVLPAKASAKFSCRLVPGQHPERVTRLIDEHLQRHCPTGVRIELKPDHGAAAMLADATSPYTIAAADAVESAFGVPPVMIREGGSIPILARFQEVLGCDVLLLGWGQNDDAAHSPNEKFSVADFHRGIRASAALWQAIGKP
- a CDS encoding ATP-dependent Clp protease adaptor ClpS, producing the protein MSDEENMFEEVVSVAVAEPKTKKQSRTKPKRQPPYHVILWDDTDHTFDYVIKMMGELFRMPREKGYQLAKEVDTSGRAICMTTTLELAELKRDQIHAFGRDDASAHCKGSMSATIEPAEG